One Gammaproteobacteria bacterium genomic window, ATTGTCAACTATACCATGGCCAGGGGTGGAAGCTGTTACAGCAAGAGCGGCCCCAGGCAAAACAACTTCATCATATCCATCCAAAAGGCCCAGCGTTTCTCTCATAAATTTTTCAACCTCATCGCGAAGTCGAAAATCAATACAAGAAACCAAAAGAGTTGAACATACATGTAAATCTGGAAGATCACCCCTGCTTGGCACGGCCGGAAAAGAGTCGACACCATTAAGAACAGCATCTGTGTCAATTTCCTTTAAGCGCTTTGTGCTGACACTCGCCCGTAATTTGGAATCAGGGTGGGTAATATAAGTAACGAATGGTGAAATTTCTGGATCTTTTTTTTGGGTTGAGATAGAGGGCATAACGAACGAAATATATATAAAAATTAACATTAAGATAGGTTTTGTTTTCATGAGAGGGTCTCCTTGTTTTAATATTACTAGCGCATAGGTTGCATTCAAACATACCATCAAAGCATCGCTGAAAAAAAGGGGAACTGTTTCACCCGCCCTGGGAAATTTGAATTGGGCGTATCAGTTACATAGCGGATACATCCCATACCCTTGAATCGCTAAGACCCCCTTACCCAATCGCCTCAATTTTGGCCCCCAGAATGAAATCGCTTTCCGTAAGACCGTCTATTTTATGAGTCCAGATTTCTGCGACGCATGCCCCCCAGCGGATGAGCAGATCTGGGTGATGACCTTCCGCTTCCGCGATCACAGCCACCTTATTAGCAAAGGTCATTGCGCCCATAAAATCCTTAAATTTAAAAGCCTTATAGAGATGCCCCTGATTATTAACCTGCCAATCATTACCCAGCATTCTTAAGAACGTATCGGTAACGTGTTTCGTGAAGGGAACCGCCCCTTCACGGCAGGGCACACAAGATTTGTTTTTGAGTTTTTCCATGACAGCTCCTTTAGAGGTTTGTGCTTGTTTTGAAAATCATTATCACTAATCCAATGACCCTACAACATTACTGAGTCAGCATTGTAGGGGCAATCATAAAGTTTGACTGTGAATTCAAATTGTTAACATTATGAAGAGGAGTGCCAGCACGCAGCATCTTCGACTCAACACCACGCCATAAGGACTTTTTCTACAATCTTCATTTAATACAATTAACGATTCTCCTATTTCCCACCTTGCTAAACAAATAACGATCTGCAATGATCTCAGGAACTGCATCCACCTCTTTCAAAGGGCGAATCCGAATGAGTGCAAAATCCACCTATCTCCAAAATATTACTTCCTCTCTTTTCCTTCTGG contains:
- a CDS encoding 4a-hydroxytetrahydrobiopterin dehydratase, with amino-acid sequence MEKLKNKSCVPCREGAVPFTKHVTDTFLRMLGNDWQVNNQGHLYKAFKFKDFMGAMTFANKVAVIAEAEGHHPDLLIRWGACVAEIWTHKIDGLTESDFILGAKIEAIG